The Atribacterota bacterium genome window below encodes:
- the nifU gene encoding Fe-S cluster assembly scaffold protein NifU, producing MYNEKVLEHFRNPRNVGKIENPDGMGKVGNPVCGDVMVMYLKIKDNIIEDAKFETFGCGAAIATSSMATELIKGKTIEEALSITNHAVAEALGGLPPHKMHCSVLAEEAIQAAINDYLQKKRQGNGNAPLS from the coding sequence ATGTATAATGAGAAAGTTCTGGAGCACTTTCGTAACCCACGTAATGTGGGAAAAATAGAGAACCCGGACGGCATGGGAAAGGTTGGAAATCCAGTTTGCGGTGATGTCATGGTGATGTACCTTAAAATCAAAGACAATATCATCGAAGACGCAAAGTTTGAAACCTTCGGTTGTGGTGCCGCCATCGCCACCTCTTCCATGGCCACCGAGCTCATCAAAGGGAAAACCATCGAGGAGGCTCTTTCTATCACCAATCATGCGGTGGCTGAGGCCTTAGGGGGATTACCGCCACACAAGATGCACTGTTCGGTTCTAGCCGAAGAGGCTATCCAGGCAGCAATCAATGATTATCTCCAAAAAAAGAGGCAAGGCAATGGAAACGCACCATTATCGTGA